From the genome of Reinekea thalattae:
GCTGCAATGGGATTTAGATTACCTAATGCAGTTGTGGGGCACGATTAAAGAAGCCTCTAACTCTCGCCCTGCTCCGTTCCTTATCTTACAAGAAAGCAATGTTATCTTACGTGCGATTCGTGACTACCTACGTCAAGACATCGATGCCGTAATGATCGATAACAAAGATGCTTACAACTATGCGTTAGACTTCGTACAGAAAGTCATGCCGAGTTATCAGAACAAGATTAAACTCTATGAAGATACGGTACCGCTTTTTAACCGCTATCAAATTGAGTCTCAAATCGAAACAGCCTTCCAGCGCGAAGTGAAACTACCGAGCGGCGGCTCGATTGTGATTGATCCGACAGAAGCTCTAGTTTCTATCGACATCAACTCAAGTCGTGCGACCAAAGGTGTGGATATCGAAGAAACCGCATTCAATACCAATATGGAAGCGGCAGAAGAAATTGCACGTCAACTACGCTTACGTGATATGGGCGGCCTGATCGTTATCGACTTTATCGATATGAATCAAGCCAAGCACCAACGCGAAATTGAAGCAAAAATTAAAGAAGCGACTAATACCGACCGAGCTCGCGTTCAAATTGGCCGACTCTCTCGTTTTGGCTTACTTGAAATGTCACGTCAACGTTTACGCCCTTCTTTAGGCGAAACCAGTGGTATTGTCTGCCCTCGCTGTAGTGGCCACGGCACCATTCGTGATGTGAAATCGTTGTCACTTTCTATTCTGCGCCTAATCGAAGAAGAAGCGTTAAAAGAGCGTACTGCGCAAATTCGCACCATCGTGCCAATGACCGTAGCAACCTTCTTGTTGAATGAAAAACGCGATCAAATTTCGGACATCGAAAAACGCCTAAACGTACACGTACTCGTGGTACCGAACCCAGAAATGGAAACGCCACATTATGACGTACAACGTTTACGTGACGACGATGAATCGGTTATCGAAGGCCAGCCAAGCTACGCCATTAAATTTGAATCTGAACCATCTGAAACAGAAGCGGTTCTAGAAAACACAGCGAAGCCTCAAGAAGCCGCAATCTCAATGCTTCAAGCTCCTCGTGCGCCCGTTCCAGAAGCTGCGCCGAGCAAGCCGCAAAAGGCTAAAGCTAAAAAACCGGTGACTCGCAAAAAGAAAAAAGCCAGCCTAGCTAGCAAATTAGCTTCTTGGTTTGGTGGTTTGTTTAAGCAGGAAAAGAAAACCAAGCGAGTGACGAAACCTAAGCACAAGTCTGGTAAAGTACCTGCGAACAAAAACAATCGCAATAGAAATGACCGTAATGATCGCTCATCTAGCAATTCACGTCGTAACTCGCAGTCTCGTACTCAATCGAACGAGAACAAACAGCCACGTCGTAAAAACAATGCTAACCACGAGCAAAAAAAATCGACTGACGATAAGTCAACCGAGGTAGAAAACAATACCAATAGCCCAAAAACAACTAAGCGCCGTCCGAGTCGAAACGCTCAAACAGGTCGTGTGTCGGTTGATGAAATTGGCTCTAACAGAAAAGGTCGCGGCGAGAGTAAAAACTCAGCTAAGCGAGTAAAGCCTGTTAAGCCAACTGAGATTGTCTCGGAAATCGATTTTGATCTTGTTGGTAAAAAGCCTGAATCAGCTGAGCCAGTATTGGATGCAAACGCTGCGGAGCAAACGACAAATCCAGTCAATGCTATGCCTGATGTTGAAGTTAGCACTGAGCAGCTCAATCAGCCTACTCAACAAGAGTCAGCAACTGAGGCGAACACAGATACTGCAGCTGTCGACAAAAGCCAGAACCAACCGGCAAACAGTCAACCGGCAGAAAGCAGTCAGCCGGAAAGCTCTCAGTTTGATGTTTCGCCAACACCGAGTGTTGAGCGCGAACCATTAGCACCAGCTGAAGCTGCAAGCCCTAAAGCGAGCGAGCAAACAGAGGTTGCTGCAAACGACGAAAACCAGGCGTCGGATGATGATAAAAAGCCGACCCGCGCACCGAACGACCCAAGAGAAGTTCGTCGCCGTCAATTAGAAGCTGAACGCGCATCTTCTGAAGACTAAAGATCGAAATAGGCTATAGCCATTAAAAAACCGAATAGCGACATGCTATTCGGTTTTTTTATATCTGCGGTTTTTTATATTTTCGGTTTATTGGCATCTGAAAATAGATAGCTCTTTTCGATCATAAAGCCCCTTTAAACTACAGGCTATTTCTAAACCACAGCCCCTTCTAAGCCACAGACCCTTCTAAGCCACAGAGCCCTTTTAAACTAAGCATCAAAATTACTAATCGCTAAATAACGGTCGATCTCGGCACTCGTCGAGCCAGACGATAAATTGTTGGCAATACTCAGCGTCAAGGTTAACTTATTTAACGCCTCCTGATCAGAATCGGACAGCTCTAACTCGCTGTTTGAGCTAGCATTCTTTAGTTCATCCACGACACTTTGAATATTAACTGCGCGACTTTCCGCTGTAGGACTATCAATATTATCGATCACCAGCTGCGCCTCTTCTAATATGCTGATTAATGAACTTTGAGAGTCACTGCTTTCTAGCTCAGCAACTAAGTCATCGATAAAAGAAGAAAGCTCACTAATCGTTGAGGTGCTTTCTGTTGAAGCGCTCTCTGTCGAGGTGACACTGGCTGACAATCTGGTTGCCTCGCTGGTGGTAATAAAACCATATTCTTCTAATCGACTAATAAATTCACTCGACACTTCAAAGGCACTCGGGCCTGCCGAAAAAAACTCCTCGTTAAGTTTTTGCAATTTCTGGCTTCGGGTTGATAACTCAACTGAACTTTGCTCTGTTGAGCTCTCTTGGTCATTAACATCAGTGCTAATCTCATCGATCTCGCTAGAGGCAATGGTTGAATCGGTTTGATTAGCGATAAAGCCAGTGTTGATTAAGCTAGATGCAATCTCTGTCATTGGGTGTCCTTATTTTTAGATGCATAGCTTGCAATAGCAACGATCGTGCCTAACGTCAGCAGGGCTAAGCCTCAGTGTTTATAAGGGGTTTCAGAGGGTAGGAAATGAAATAATTGCCGTTATCGGCATAAGGTTGCCGCATGACAATGTTTAACTGAGCGGCAATTGACTGACAATGAATATGAGGATCTAGATGACTGATCAATTAGATCAGTCATCTAGACTTAAACATTACTGAGACATGCTGGTGGTACGGATGGTATAGCCGTCTTGGTTTGATATAACAGCAATATGCCCTTCGATACCATTAACATAAGCATTAATAGACCGCTCATTGAGTACTGATTGAAGCGCTTTCAATTTTTTCCAATACTTGACTGACGAGGCCGCCAAATAGTCTTTTGCAACAACATTATCTAAAAATGCATCCGGTACAAACGACTTATCTGAACTTAAAGGAATAGTCGCTACATCAACATCGTAGGCTTGGCTTAAAAAATAATGCTCCAATGCAGTATTGTTATCACCCGTAATTAAAAATCTATTTCCATAATCACTCAGCATGGCGACAAAGGGTGGCACACTCGGTTCTTTACTCTGATCATCGGACAAGGCCGGTAACGATGCATGTGAATACAGCACCTCGATAAATGTATCGTCGTCTATATCATACCTTTCGTTTGGCATCATAATATCAATAGTAAGGTTCTTGTACGCGGCAATATCCCTAAGAACCTCTAATGGCTCCTGCTTATTACCACCAGATCGATCTTGAGTATCATTTATATTACTTGGCATATTTAATTTAATTGAACCAATCGAAATGTCATCCGACAGTAATAGTTCTCGTAAACCACCGTAACTCTCCGGTGAAAAACTCATTAAGTAAATTGTAGAAAGATAACTCACTTTATTTTCTTCAAGATATCGAGCTAAGCTATGTTCTTTTTTATTTTGATAACTTCCGGTATCAATCAAAATAGATTCTGTATTTTTAGTAATGAGGTGCGCATCAGAATATTGACCGCCGGATAAATTGACCGACACCCAATGCAAATTACCATCATTGAATGCATTATCATAATTACCGGCATTAAAAATAAAATTTTCATCTCCGAATTTTTGAGCTTCAAATGGGAGCACCCGCGTCTGGCGTTCAAATCGAATAACACCAGAAAAACAAATTGCAACCAATAACAAAAGTGCAGCAATTAAAGAAAATATAACTTTAATTTTCATGTTCATTTACTTCTCCAAAACAAACATCGATTAAATCGAACTACCAGCAACGAGGCTCTATTTCTAGCTCGACCGAAAACAACTGCTGCACCTTTGCTTGTACTAATTCCGCCCAAGATAAAACGGCTTTTCCACTCGCCTTATTCGGGTTAATTAAAACAAGTGCCTGCTTTTCATAACAGCCGACACCCTCATCGCCAACACAGCCTTTTAGACCAGCCTGATCAATCAACCAACCAGCGGCAAGCTTCACCCCTTGATCTGTTTTAAAGCTGACTAAATTTGGCCATTGAACACTTAACTGTTCAAATGTTTCTTGAGGCACCACTGGGTTTTTAAAAAAACTGCCAGCATTGGGCAACACCGTAGGATCGGGCAATTTTTCTTGTCGAGTTTTAACAATGAAATCGAATACAGCTTTTGCACTCAGTTTATTGGAGTCGGCCAAGGCGCTCAGTGCACCATAAGAAATAACGGGATTAAACTCTTTACTTAATTGAAAGCAGACGGAGGTGATGATGTATTTATTTTCTTGCTGTTTAAATAGACTTTCTCGATAACCAAACTGACATTCTGGCTGAGAAATTTTTTGCGTTTGCTGAGCAACAAGATCGTAGGCGGTCACTTCAACAATAGTATCACCGGCCTCTACGCCATAAGCCCCAATATTTTGTACCGGTGCTGCACCGACTGTACCGGGAATAAGTGCTAAATTCTCTAAACCATAATAGCCATGTTCAACACACCAAGAGACAAAGTCGTGCCAGTTTTCACCGGCACCTACGCGAACTCTAACAGACGCGTTATCCTCTGAGATAATGTCGATACCTTTAATTTCATTTTTTAATACCAGCGCATCAATAGACTCACTTAAAACCAGATTACTGCCCTCTCCCAAGGTTTTAACAGACAGTTGCATCTGTTGTGCAAGCGCCGCAACCTCTGCTACATCATTTGCCTCTTGTAAGCGATAAAAGTAAGACGCTGAAGATTGCACGGCCATGGTATTAAGGCGCTGCAATTCAATATTTTGCTGAAAAGAAATCACCGACTTGCATCCTGTTTGTAATGTTCGATGATACCAAGCGCGATACTTTCACATTGCTGAATAACATCATAAAAACCCTGTGCATCACCATAATATGGATCCGCAACATTGATAAAGGATTGCTCAGAAAAACTCGACGCCATTGCAACTGTTGCCAAACTACCCTTGGGTTGTATGTGATGGATATCACGCAGATTGGCTTCATCCATCGCTAGAATCAGATCAAATTCATTGAAGTCTTCAACGTTGAGTTGCCGTGCAGATAATGACGACAGCGCATAACCCTTAGCCTTGCCTGCAGCAATAGCACGCTCATCAGGAGGATTACCTATGTGATAGCCTGCAGTGCCAGCAGAATCAACCTCGACACTATGAATCGATTGCTGCTCTAGTTTCTGTCTCAATACCGCCTCAGCGGTCGGTGACCGGCAAATATTACCTAAGCAGACGAATAACACCTTCATCAGCTTTGCTCCTCAAATAGAGCTCTGACTGTCGCTAAATCTTCTGGCGTATCAACCCCGACAGGAATAGGACGCTGGGCTTTATCGGCATTAATAAAATGTCCGTTCTCCATAAACCGTAGCTGCTCTAATTTTTCCAGCGCTTCTAACTGGCCTTCAGCATAGTTAGTAAATTGATCAAGGGCTTTTTTACGGTAAGCATAAACACCGACATGGCGCTTAAGACTGTCTGTTTGCTGTCGCGTATTATCGCGATCAAAAGGAATACTGGCGCGACTAAAATACAGCACACGATTATCTTGGCCCTGAACCAATTTAACGATATTTGGATTGTCCGCCTCCTCAACAGAGACTTCTTCGTAGAGTGTCGCAACCGAGGCATCAGGAGATTGTTCTAATAAAGAGGCAACCTGCTGCAAATTTTCGGATGGCATAAGAGGCTCATCGCCCTGTAGATTGATCACAATGTCATCGTCGAGCAAGCCGAGTTTACTGGCAGCCTCTTGCAATCGATCGGTACCACTTAAGTGATCGGCCTGAGTCATAACAACGCGATAACCCGCCGCTTCGACAGCCTGGGTAATTCGCTCATCATCTGTCGCGACCACCACCTCTGTAAACTGGCTGGCATCCACCGCTTCACAAACACGCACCACCATGGGTTTGCCGGCAATATCTTGCAGCGGCTTACCAGGTAATCGTGTCGAATTATAGCGTGCTGGAATGATGACTACTTTTTTCATGAATAAGCGCCTCAATTTTGCTTAAAATATTTACTTTAAATGCTTCAGGCAACTCAAAATCGAGCTTTAAAACATAAAGATTAGGATAGTTTTCGAGGTTAATTTTGACTGCGTCTTTTTCGGTAATAACCAACGGAAGTTTTGAATCGCTGAGAATAGACTCGGGTATAAAGTCATGATCATTAAAACGATGACGTTCTGCAATTTGAAACCCGAGTGCTTCAACGCTAGCAACAAAAGAGTCAAAGTTACCTATCGCTGAAGCCAGATTAATCGTTTTTTCTGTCAGACTTTTACCTTCAGCGTTTGTT
Proteins encoded in this window:
- the rne gene encoding ribonuclease E, which produces MKRMLINATQAEELRVALVDGQRIYDLDIEAGFREQKKANIYKGRITRIEPSLEAAFVDFGAERHGFLPLKEISKEYFIDPSMSSRSNIKELIKEGTEVIVQVDKEERGNKGAALTTMISLAGRYLVLMPNNARAGGISRRIEGDERAQIREALQGVTMPDGMGCIVRTAGIGRSTEELQWDLDYLMQLWGTIKEASNSRPAPFLILQESNVILRAIRDYLRQDIDAVMIDNKDAYNYALDFVQKVMPSYQNKIKLYEDTVPLFNRYQIESQIETAFQREVKLPSGGSIVIDPTEALVSIDINSSRATKGVDIEETAFNTNMEAAEEIARQLRLRDMGGLIVIDFIDMNQAKHQREIEAKIKEATNTDRARVQIGRLSRFGLLEMSRQRLRPSLGETSGIVCPRCSGHGTIRDVKSLSLSILRLIEEEALKERTAQIRTIVPMTVATFLLNEKRDQISDIEKRLNVHVLVVPNPEMETPHYDVQRLRDDDESVIEGQPSYAIKFESEPSETEAVLENTAKPQEAAISMLQAPRAPVPEAAPSKPQKAKAKKPVTRKKKKASLASKLASWFGGLFKQEKKTKRVTKPKHKSGKVPANKNNRNRNDRNDRSSSNSRRNSQSRTQSNENKQPRRKNNANHEQKKSTDDKSTEVENNTNSPKTTKRRPSRNAQTGRVSVDEIGSNRKGRGESKNSAKRVKPVKPTEIVSEIDFDLVGKKPESAEPVLDANAAEQTTNPVNAMPDVEVSTEQLNQPTQQESATEANTDTAAVDKSQNQPANSQPAESSQPESSQFDVSPTPSVEREPLAPAEAASPKASEQTEVAANDENQASDDDKKPTRAPNDPREVRRRQLEAERASSED
- the murB gene encoding UDP-N-acetylmuramate dehydrogenase, whose amino-acid sequence is MISFQQNIELQRLNTMAVQSSASYFYRLQEANDVAEVAALAQQMQLSVKTLGEGSNLVLSESIDALVLKNEIKGIDIISEDNASVRVRVGAGENWHDFVSWCVEHGYYGLENLALIPGTVGAAPVQNIGAYGVEAGDTIVEVTAYDLVAQQTQKISQPECQFGYRESLFKQQENKYIITSVCFQLSKEFNPVISYGALSALADSNKLSAKAVFDFIVKTRQEKLPDPTVLPNAGSFFKNPVVPQETFEQLSVQWPNLVSFKTDQGVKLAAGWLIDQAGLKGCVGDEGVGCYEKQALVLINPNKASGKAVLSWAELVQAKVQQLFSVELEIEPRCW
- a CDS encoding low molecular weight protein-tyrosine-phosphatase, encoding MKVLFVCLGNICRSPTAEAVLRQKLEQQSIHSVEVDSAGTAGYHIGNPPDERAIAAGKAKGYALSSLSARQLNVEDFNEFDLILAMDEANLRDIHHIQPKGSLATVAMASSFSEQSFINVADPYYGDAQGFYDVIQQCESIALGIIEHYKQDASR
- the kdsB gene encoding 3-deoxy-manno-octulosonate cytidylyltransferase, producing the protein MKKVVIIPARYNSTRLPGKPLQDIAGKPMVVRVCEAVDASQFTEVVVATDDERITQAVEAAGYRVVMTQADHLSGTDRLQEAASKLGLLDDDIVINLQGDEPLMPSENLQQVASLLEQSPDASVATLYEEVSVEEADNPNIVKLVQGQDNRVLYFSRASIPFDRDNTRQQTDSLKRHVGVYAYRKKALDQFTNYAEGQLEALEKLEQLRFMENGHFINADKAQRPIPVGVDTPEDLATVRALFEEQS